In the Oncorhynchus nerka isolate Pitt River linkage group LG2, Oner_Uvic_2.0, whole genome shotgun sequence genome, one interval contains:
- the LOC115140107 gene encoding probable protein BRICK1 — protein MAGQEDPVQREIHQDWANREYIEVITSSIKKIADFLNSFDMSCRSRLATLNEKLTALERRIEYIEARVTKGETLT, from the exons ATGGCCGGTCAAGAAGATCCTGTGCAGAGGGAGATTCACCAAGACTGGGCAAATCGAGAATACATTGAGGTTATCACGAGCAGTATCAAGAAAATAGCAGATTTTCTAAATTCCTTCG ATATGTCCTGCCGGTCTCGTTTGGCCACCCTGAACGAAAAGCTGACAGCGTTAGAGCGGAGAATTGAGTACATTGAAGCAAGG GTCACAAAAGGAGAGACATTGACCTAA